One segment of Balaenoptera ricei isolate mBalRic1 chromosome 8, mBalRic1.hap2, whole genome shotgun sequence DNA contains the following:
- the LOC132369841 gene encoding LOW QUALITY PROTEIN: olfactory receptor 5P3 (The sequence of the model RefSeq protein was modified relative to this genomic sequence to represent the inferred CDS: inserted 2 bases in 2 codons; substituted 1 base at 1 genomic stop codon), which yields MGTGNYTAVTEFIILGLAEDTTVCAILFIVFLGIHVVTLMGHVSIITLIRSSPQLHTPKYLFLCHLAFVDIGYSSSVIPVMLVGFLKEGTFIRVSGCAAQLCSAVTFGMAECFLLAAMAYDCYVAICLPLLYSTHMSPRVCILLVGASYXGGCVNAWTFTGCLLSLSLCGPNKVNHFFCDYSPLLKLSCSHDFTSEIIPAXSSGSIIVVTVFIIAFSYIILFSILKMCSTEGWHKAFSTCTSHLTAVTLFYGTITFIYVMPKSSYSTEQNKVMSVXPLLNPLIYSLRNKEVKEAMRK from the exons ATGGGGACTGGAAACTACACAGCTGTAACAGAGTTCATTATTTTGGGGTTAGCAGAGGATACTACAGTTTgtgccattttatttattgtgtttctaGGGATCCACGTGGTCACCTTAATGGGCCATGTCAGCATAATCACGTTAATCAGAAGCAGCCCTCAGCTTCATACCCCAAAGTACCTTTTCCTCTGCCATTTGGCCTTTGTAGACATTGGGTACTCCTCATCAGTCATACCTGTCATGCTTGTGGGCTTCCTCAAGGAAGGAACCTTTATCCGTGTTTCTGGTTGTGCCGCTCAGCTCTGTTCTGCGGTCACATTTGGGATGGCTGAGTGCTTCTTGCTGGCTGCCATGGCCTATGACTGCTATGTGGCCATCTGCTTGCCCCTGCTCTACTCCACCCACATGTCCCCCAGAGTCTGCATTCTCTTAGTGGGGGCTTCCTATTAAGGTGGGTGTGTGAATGCTTGGACATTTACTGGCTGTTTGTTAAGCCTGTCCCTCTGTGGACCAAATAAAGTCAATCACTTTTTCTGTGATTATTCGCCACTTCTGAAGCTTTCTTGTTCTCATGATTTTACTTCTGAAATAATTCCAG ATTCTTCTGGCTCCATCATTGTAGTTACTGTGTTTATCATCGCTTTCTCTTACATCATCCTTTTCTCAATCCTGAAAATGTGCTCTACTGAGGGGTGGCATAAAGCCTTCTCCACTTGCACCtcccacctcacagcagtcactCTGTTTTATGGGACCATTACCTTCATATATGTGATGCCCAAGTCCAGCTACTCAactgaacaaaacaaagtgaTGTCTG ATCCCCTGTTGAACCCCCTCATCTACAGTCTCAGGAACAAGGAGGTTAAAGAGGCCATGAGAAAATGA